Genomic window (Tamandua tetradactyla isolate mTamTet1 chromosome 3, mTamTet1.pri, whole genome shotgun sequence):
TAGCAACATGAAATGTGTTGAGAGAAgtctgtaaaataaaatagaaattgactgtaagaatgaaaaagaaatgtcgATAAGAGCAGAGGCTGGAAAATAGAAATGAGCCACATATCTAAGTGATACATGGgaatgcttttacatttttagtattttttgctcTCGCTATAATGTTTGCTCAATTATACAGGGAGAAAATTATTAAGTATCTCAAAGGCTAGCTATCATTTCCTTCTGCTGGATTCTCTTCATCATGTCTATTTTCCAAAAAATCTTGCATAACCCAATTCTTTCCAGGATCGAGTGCGAACACTGCCCCCTGCAGGATCATCTCCTGCCTGTTCCTGCCAAAGGGATACCAGCCCTTTGCCCTCCAGCCAGGCCAGCCTGCTTCCAAGTCCAGCCTTCCATTCATCTTGTCTAATATCCAAATCCTTCCAGAGGCTTCAGTAAAACTTTAGCCGCCTCCTCCTCCAGGACATTGCTTGACCACAACTCCTTCATTTCTGTCCTTTTTATCAACCACAACCCTCTATGACCAAGTATTTCTACTTTGACTCCTctgtatgtttctttttatgctcTGTGAGTGTGTTGAGCCTGTAAACCAGAACTGTGTCATAACAAGTATACCTCTCTTGCCCACAAAGCAGAAAGCACCTTTCTGTTAACTGAGGAGGAAGGGGCAGTAGAGGAGAAGGCTATTACTGACCGGTGTTGGAGCAGGGGAGACACTCCTGCAGGGTGCATCCCCTTGATATTAGGACTGCTTGGTGGCAGGACACTTCAGGACCAGGGAAGAAAACCAGTCCACCTGTTGCAGGCTAGGTGGCCTTTCCAGGTGGAGCGCTGCCTCTCAGACTACCGGGGGAGGCTAAGAAATTCCTGCACGCCAGACTCTCCTGAGCACCCTGTTCTGTCCAAAGCTTTTCCCTCTTCCTAGAGTGTTAGTAAGAAGCCTATGGGTGACTACCAGTTCTGATGTGCCGAATAAAGAAAGGATAGCTTGGGCTCtgtgttctttctctctttcttttactcCCGGGGATCCAAGTACTGAAGCTTTATGCTTATTTAATTATGATTGCactatttgaaaggaaaaaaaaaaaaaaagtagggagaCTAAAAACTGGCGTAGGGGAATTTCACCTTTCCAAACCAACCTCTGTCCTTGAGCCAACAAAACAGCTTTTTAACCTGGATGTGACAAATTGGAAGGTACAGACTCTCTGCGGGTCATGAAGGTTAAAACCTGAAAAGCCGGGGACTGAGTGTCTGCGTGAAGACCTGATGGGGGGCAAGACTGCAGCCGGCAAAGAGGTCTAAAcgctccctcttcctctcccagcGCTCCCCAAACCTGCTCACAGGCAGCGTTCTTCTGCATGGAGACGGAGTGAACTTCTCCGGGCGCTATCAAGCCCTCTCGGGGCAATTCGCAGAGCCGGGCGCGAGCGGGTGGGACCGGGTTTAGGAGACCTCTAGTTGCACACTCTGATACTTGAGTAACTCAGTCAggtatagataaatagatagggCAGGAGATTCGAGCAAACCCAGCGCCCCACTGACCGGAAGAGGGCACGCCCCTCTGTTTACCGAAGTCACACCGCGCAGCTAGACCGTTCCGAGGGATCTGCGAAGGGGGAGGCTAAGAAATTCCTGCACGGTCGTAAACCTTCTCCCGAGACCACCGCAGCCAGATTCTCTTCGTTCCACCGAGGCGGAGAGACCCACCGGGGACAGCGTGGAAACCCGCTCCTATTGACGGGTTAGCCAGATTACCGCCTACCCCGCCCACTCCAGCCCACCCCCTGCGCCGCTCCGCTCCAGCCGCCTCCCGGGTGTGGGGGGCCGGGGGTACCTCTCCAAGCCCGCCCCTGCGCGGACACTCCGCTGAGCTCTTGGATTCCCAGCCTGTCCACTTTCGGTTTCCCTGGGGACAGTGAGGAGGTGGGAGAGCCTGGCGCGCTGcaccttgcagagctggactGCGGTTTCCACCCTCTGTTTTCTTCACTGGAAGCGAGGGTCCACGAGAGCTCCAAGTGGAGGCACCAAAGGGAGCTGAGGGCGCAGCGTCTGCGGTCCCGAAAGAGGAACCAGGGTAGAGAGACCTGGGTCCGTCTTGTGCCTTCCTGGACACGTAGTGCTCTCTCCCGCGCCCCTACCCGTCCAGTCCAAGCCGAGCCCCAGGGCTGCGCATTGAGTCCCCTGCCCGGGAGTCCAGCTACAGCTCGCCGTGCGCCATGGAGGCAACCAGTCTTTCGGTGGCCACTGCAGACGACGCCGCATCCCCAGGACCCGAGACCTCCAGCAGCAGCACCCTAAGCCCAAACGGGTCATCAGGTCCACCCCTGGTAGCGCCGCCCTGGCGAGCCGTGAGCCGCCCCTCTCCGTCTTTACTGTGCTGGTGGTGACGCTGCTCGTGCTGCTGATCATGGCCACCTTCCTGTGGAACCTCCTGGTTCTGGTCACCATCCTGCGCGTCCGCGCCTTCCATCGCGTTCCGCATAACTTGGTGGCCTCGACGGCCGTGTTGGACGTGCTGGTGGCGGCAGTGGTGATGCCACTAAGTCTGGTGAGCGAGCTGTCGGCCGGGCGGCGTTGGCGGCTGGGCGGGAGCCTGTGCCAGGTGTGGATCTCCTTCGACGTACTGTGCTGCACGGCCAGCATCTGGAACGTGGCGGCCATCGCCCTGGACCGCTACTGGACCATCACGCGCCACCTGCAGTACACGCTGCGCACCCGCCGCCGCGCGTCGGCGCTCATGATCGCGCTCACCTGGGCGCTCTCGGCGCTCATCGCCCTGGCGCCGCTGCTCTTTGGCTGGGGCGAGGCGTACGACGCCCGGCTGCAGCGCTGCCAGGTGAGCCAAGAACCCTCTTACGCGGTCTTCTCCACCTGCGGCGCCTTCTACTTACCGCTTGGCGTGGTGCTTTTCGTCTACTGGAAAATCTACAGGGCGGCCAAGTTCCGTTTCGGCCGCCGCGGCGGCCGCGGGGCTGTGCTACCGCTGCCAGCCACCGTAAAGGTGAGCGGGGGGGCTGCGGAGTGAGGTGGTGGTGGGTTAGCTGGGTCGCTGGGGGAGGTGGAAGCTTGGCGCACGGGAGCGTTGGCGGAAACTTGTACCCTTGGGGCGCGCACAAGAATGTTGGCGGCTGCTCACCTGGAGTGTCCCAACCTGGTGCTTATTTCCAGCCCAGCCCCCACGCAGCATCTTGCACGCTAGGGTCCGTGCTGACACCGTCGCGGGGTTGAGGGCTGGACGGCGCTTGCGGGTTGAGCGTTTCTCAATAATCGGCAGGGGATGTCTGATTAATTAGCTGCTGCGCTTTGGTTGCTTGTTCTCTCAAGTCCTTGCGTGGGTCTGAGCCTTGTAGCCGCCAACTTCCTGGTCCGGCAGGGCTGGGCTGCGGTGGGCTGGGATGGAAATTCGtgctgctgagagagaaattccgGTGGCCATTAACCccttattttctgtcttcattaCACCCCAGTCTATCCTCTAGTACTACAGAGACGATATTACTCAACTACCGGCCGGCTCCCTTCCAAGAGGGGAACCATTAGGGTAATAAAATAATTCCAGTTTCATTTCCTTTCGCTATCCCATCCTCGGCATTATCCTCTAGCGACTTTGGAGCCAGATATACCTGTGGATTCCAATGCCAGCCTGCAACATGAGGGCAATCGCTTATCGCCCGCAACCtcgtttttcttttattcttcctgcAAGGCTATAACGGtagttatttggggtcttagaattgcagcTGCAGGTAGTAATCCAAACAGAAGGACTCCAAATGTACTTCTGTTTCGAAagtttattgatttctctatCTTGTGGTTTATTGTGCCCAGGTGTCCTTAGGATTTTGAGGAACACTCTTGCTTGTGGGTATGCTTACTTTGGCAGCTTGGGTAACTGGCTGAGACCTGCTTAAGAGTAACTTCCTGAATGGCCTCTTTACCTNNNNNNNNNNNNNNNNNNNNNNNNNNNNNNNNNNNNNNNNNNNNNNNNNNNNNNNNNNNNNNNNNNNNNNNNNNNNNNNNNNNNNNNNNNNNNNNNNNNNNNNNNNNNNNNNNNNNNNNNNNNNNNNNNNNNNNNNNNNNNNNNNNNNNNNNNNNNNNNNNNNNNNNNNNNNNNNNNNNNNNNNNNNNNNNNNNNNNNNNTTAAAGTCAAAAAGATTCCAGAGCTGAATGAGCCATGTGATTTGGGTAACATAATTTAATTTCTCTTGCTTCTTCattcatctgtagaatggaggtaataaaaatatctatcttATAAGGTTATTAGGTAAATTAAATGGgttaatttatataaaacatctagaagaaTGCTTGGCACACAGTGATGGGAAGTGGAGAGAAAAGCCCGAGGAATCGACCttaggacagtggttctcaaagagtGTTCCTGGAGCAATAGCAGCAGCACCACCTGGGTGCTTGACAGAAACGTATACTCTCGGGCCTCACCCCAGACCTCTTAACTTAGAAACTCTGGGAATGGTACCCAGCAAAATATGTCTTAACAAGCTCTCCTGataattctgatgcatgctgaaGTTTCAGAACTGCCGAATTAGACCATTCTAAGGAGGCAATGTTTGAGCTGCAACAAAGAAGGAGTTTTTCTATACCCTGTCAACTTATCCCCTGACTGCCAACATGTTTTGtacaatcatttaaaaacaaatatattctttatatttcctcccattttttTGGCTTTATCCTCAGCAGATACCTCCACACTGTTTATGATAAGATTTCTTCCCTGAGCCCTGTAAACTCCTGCAACAGTTCTCCATCTTTAGCAGGCTTTCCCTGGGCTCTCTtcgtatttttccttccttccttcattcaatcATGGGAGTTTACGGACCCTACATTAGGCCCCGTGCAGATGCTCTGGGAGCCTGCCATATAACCGGGAGGCAGAGCTGTGTCCCTGTCCCAGCCTGTGATTTCAGGACCAACAACTGGGACTGAGCTTGGGGTGGATATGGGGTATACGACCAGCTTCTCAAAGGAGGTAACACTTGGTCTGAGACATGATGAACAAATAtggaaagaatgtattttaaaaatgagattaaaaatcAGCTGGAAGAACACAAGAGCGATAATATCAGGGAATGAATTAAGGGAGATAAATGACAGTacttgagagaaatgaaaaaatggatGGAATAAAGATGATTTTGAAACCATTTGtttctctaaaataaaaaatcGGCAAACTGCTCATTCTCTGCTGCCAGTTTTACTtggcttgttcttttttttttctcacatgggcaggcaccgggaatcaaacccgggtcctcaggcatggcaggcaagcgttcttgcctgctgagccactgtggcccacccctcagTTTGCTCTTTTGCTCTACCCCTTTCTCACCCTGCTCCTGTCAGTCATGCCTCCCTCCACTTTCCATCTCCCCCAACTCTGTCCGTGAAAATCCTATCCATCTCTTGAGGTCTAAGTCAAAAACTGACTCCCCCAAGATGCCTTCTCTGCTCCCCGACATAGGAGGTGACCACATGCCCCTGCATGGCCAGATGTCTTTGATTATATCCCTAAGCGGCTGTTAGCACATCTTGCTGTGTTGCAGTTGCAAGGTAAGTAGATCTGGCTGTCTGGTGGATGGAATATCCTTCCGGGCAGGGACAACATCTTACCCTTCTTTGTACCACCAAAAGGGGCTCAAAAATTAGGGCTGGGTTGCGTTGGATAGAAATGCACAGAGCAAGGGGGTGAGAAGGCTGCATCAGCCTCTCCTCCTGTACGCCACAGTGACTCCAGAGGGACCAGAGAgatgacttaaaaatatttatttgtgaatgtcAGTAAAGAAAATAGGGGCAAGAAAGCAATTTGTGATTCCTGAATAAGTTCAGGGCATTGACGGAGACGAAATCAATCTGTTATAttacataaatgaaaattttattccacaaaatataataaaatatatgcaaacagAAGAGTAACAGGGAATAATTTTGTtaaacaaaatggatgaaaatctgcttgcaaaatacattaaaattgatAAATGCGCATGAGGTCAGTACTCAGATTTCTTTATAAAGTAGTTAAAGGGGATGAACAGCTTCTACCCAAAGATGTATGGACAATAAATCGCAATGTAGTAAAACGCAGCTATtttagccattaaagaaatgcaaattaaaacaattaaagggtATCATTATACACCAATTAAAAGGTGTTTTTGATGATAAAAATTGATTTGGGCAAGGCTGTCAGCACCTCTCTTGTAATTCTCCAAAGCCAGACCTATGAGAACAGTGAGTCCATTAAATCTCTCTCAGGTGCAGTCTGGAAATAGTAAAAAGAACAATCAAACAGTTTTTACATTTGAACTCAGTTATTAAATTTGGGAGAGTGTGTATTAAGGAAATAACCTCCAAAGGGAAAAGATTCATTCTGCTAATTGTAATtatgaaaaaccaaccaaccaaatgCCTGTAAAGTACTGTGCAGGGCTGAGATTCTGCCCTACTTGCCAGCTAGCAAGCTTGCCTAGTACTGTTCATTGGATGCTGGCAGAAGATTTGAGACTCTTGGGTCAGAGATAAAGGACTTTATTACTTCAAACAGAATGGTTCACAAAGCTTCATGTTCATTTATGCTGGTTCCCCATGCCCTTCGAGTCCCATGGGATGACACCAAGGGTGCGTGGTGGATGCCTGCACACACAGTGGGCTATGTTACAGGACAGCGACGCTGAACTTGGGGGTTTCACTACTTTAATATTAGATGGAAGCAAGCCTGCTCTTTGCCTTGGGGGAGGCGTTACCTCATTCTTTAAGATTGCTTGTTGCAAACTCAACTCTGAGACGCGTCCTGGGTAATGAGTGGCCAGGACCTTGCCTTCTTCACATACCCAGGAAGAACCTGCAGGGGTGCTCAGGGTCGATGGATCACCCCTCCCAAcaatgtttcattcattcattcaataaatgtagtTTCAAGTTTATTGAATTCTCTCTTATGTGCTTGGTACAGGACTAGATGCTAAGGATAGAGCAGTCAACAAATTCCTTGTCCAGGAAGAGCCTACATTTTAGTTGGGAGGGCAGGTAATAAAGAggggattaaataaataatatgatgtTGTTACTGTGATGTGCTGTGAAGACAAATAAAGCAGAATAGAGGAATAGAGAACATTGGAAGATCCCATGTTTTCTGAGTTGATTGATCATAGATAACTATAGTCAGGAAAGTCTAAAATGGTGACGCTGGAACAGAGACCTGAACAAGTCACACCTTTCCAAAGGAAAAACAACCCAGGCACAGGCACATTCCATGAGAATGGAAATGTGCTTGTCATATGCACAGAataaggaggccagtgtggctgtaGGGCAGGGAACAAGGGGGAGAGCTATCAGAGATGATTTGTAATTGAGAACCAATACGGTTTTATAAAATGATATCTGTATGGGCTTTAGCACCACATGAAACTATTTATACGACAGAGTGAAGTGAAAACAAACTGAGGATTGGGGACTCAAACTGAGTCCCCAGTCCAGTGTATGGGAGGCAGTTTGGTGTCATGGataaatgagagatttggagTCAGAAGAACAGAGCTCCAAGTTTCAATCCCTCTCTCATTtgttcatctgcaaaatgggaatgatgCCTAAAAAGGTTGTGGATAAGATTAAGAGAAATGAAGTGTGTGAAAGAGTTTTGTTCTTAAAAAGATTAGAGAGATTAAAACATAAAAACCTGATCTACATCAAAAGATCAGACAGGAACTGAATTCTAGGATTGGGTCTGGAAGTTAAACATAGTAGCAAAAGTCATCATTAATGGCACACTTAGTCAAACCTGTGCTAAAGGCTTTATCTAATTTTAGCCTTATTGCAATCTCATGACAGGTATGAATATCCCCATTTTTCAGGGAGGAAACAGTCTCAAAAAGCCTAAATTACCCAAAGTCTCCCACATAATAGGTGGTACAATATAAAAGGTATAACTGTGAAGAGAAGATGTAGCAACATGAAATGTGTTGAGAGAAGTctgcaaaataaaatagaaattgactataagaatgaaaaaaagagtcGATAAGAGCAGAGGCTGGAAAATAGAAATGTGCCATATATCTAAGTGATACATGGgaatgcttttacatttttagtattttttgctcTCGCTATAATGTTTGCTCAATTATACAGGGAGAAAATTATTAAGTATCTCAAAGGCTAGCTATCATTTCCTTCTGCTGGATTCTCTTCATCATGTCTATTTTCCAAAAAATCTTGCATAACTCAATTCTTTCCAGGATCGAGTGCGAACACGGCCCCCTGCAGGATCATCTCCTGCCTGTTCCTGCTGGGGATACCAGCCCTTTGCCCTCCAGCCAGGCCAGCCTGCTTCCAAGTCCAGCCTTCCATTCATCTTGTCTAATATCCAAATCCTTCCAGAGGCTTCAGTAAAACTTTAGCTGCCGCCTCCTCCAGGACATTGCTTGACCACAACTCCTTCATTTCTGTCCTTTTTATCAACCACAACCCTCTATGACCAAGTATTTCTACTTTGACTCCTctgtatgtttctttttatgctcTGTGAGTGTGTTGAGCCTGTAAACCAGAACTGTGTCATAACAAGTATACCTCTCTTGCCCACAAAGCAGAAAGCACCTTTCTGTTAACTGAGGAGGAAGGGGCAGTAGAGGAGAAGGCTATTACTGACCGGTGTTGGAGCAGGGGAGACACTCCTGCAGGGTGCATCCCCTCGATATTAGGACTGCTTGGTGGCAGGACACTTCAGGACCAGGGAAGAAAACCAGTTCACCTGCTGCAGGCTAGGTGGCCTTTCCAGGTGGAGTGCTGCCTCTCAGACTACAGGGGGAGGCTAAGAAATTCCTGCACGCCAGACTCTCCTGAGCACCCTGTTCTGTCCAAAGCTTTTCCCTCTTCCTAGAGTGTTAGTAAGAAGCCTATGGGTGACTACCAGCTCTGATGTGCCGAATAAAGAAAGGATAGCTTGGGCTCtgtgttctttctctctttcttttactcCGGGGGATCCAAGTACTGAAGCTTTATGCTTATTTAATTATGATTGcactatttgaaagaaaaaaaaaaagtagggagaCTAAAAACTGGCATAGGGGAATTTCACCTTTCCAAACCAACCTCTGTCCTTGAGCCAACAAAACAGCTTTTTAACCTGGATGTGACAAATTGGAAGGTACAGACTCTCTGCGGGTCATGAAGGTTAAAACCTGAAAAGCCGGGGACTGAGTGTCTGCGTGAAGATCTGATGGGGGGCAAGACTGCAGCCGGCAAAGAGGTCTAAAcgctccctcttcctctcccagcGCTCCCCAAACCTGCCCACAGGCAGCGTTCTTCTGCATGGAGACGGAGTGAACTTCTCCGGGCGCTATCAAGCCCTCTCGGGGCAGTTCGCAGAGCCGGGAGAGAGCGGATGGGACCGGGTTTAGGAGACCTCTAGTTGCACACTCTGATACTTGAGTAACTCAGTCAggtatagataaatagatagggCAGGAGATTCGAGCAAACCCAGCGCCCCACTGACCGGAAGAGGGCACGCCCCTCTGTTTACCGAAGTCACACCGCGCAGCTAGACCGTTCCGAGGGATCTGCGAAGGGGGAGGCTAAGAAATTCCTGCACGGTCGTAAACCTTCTCCCGAGACCACCGCAGCCAGATTCTCTTCGTTCCACCGAGGCGGAAGACCCACCGGGGACAGCGTGGAAACCCGCTCCTATTGACGGGTTAGCCAGATTACCGCCTACCCCGCCCACTCCAGCCCACCCCCTGCGCCGCTCCGCTCCAGCCGCCTCCAGAGTGTGGGGGGCCGGGGGCACCTCTCCAAGCCCGCCCCTGCGCGGACACTCCGCTGAGCTCTTGGATTCCCAGCCTGTCCACTTTCAGTTTCCCTGGGGACAGTGAGGAGGTGGGAGAGCCTGGCGCGCTGCAAGTTGCAGAGCTGGACTGCGGTTTCCACACTCTGTTTTCTTCACTGGAAGCGAGGGTCCACGAGAGCTCCAAGTGGAGGCACCAAAGGGAGCTGGGGGCGCAGCGTCTGCGGTCCCGAAAGAGGAACCAGGGTATAGAGACCTGGGTCCGTCTTGTGCCTTCCTGGACACGTAGTGCTCTCTCCCGCGCCCCTACCCGTCCAGTCCAAGCCGAGCCCTGGGGCTGCGCATTGAGTCCCCTGCCCGGGAGTCCAGCTACAGCTCGCCGTGCGCCATGGAGGCAACCAGTCTTTCGGTGGCCACTGCAGACGACGCCGCATCCCCGGGACCCGAGGCCTCCAGCAGCAGCACCCTAAGCCCAAACGGGGTCATCAGGTCCACCCCTGGTGGCGCCGCCCTGGCGAGCCGTGAGCCGCCCCTCTCCGTCTTTACTGTGCTGGTGGTGACGATGTTCGTGCTGCTGATCATGGCCACCTTCCTGTGGAACCTCCTGGTTCTGGTCACCATCCTGCGCGTCCGCGCCTTCCATCGCGTTCCGCATAACTTGGTGGCCTCGATGGCCGTGTCGGACGTGCTGGTGGCGGCAGTGGTGATGCCATTAAGTCTGGTGAGCGAGCTGTCGTCCGGGCGGTGTTGGCGGCTGGGCCGGAGA
Coding sequences:
- the LOC143675716 gene encoding LOW QUALITY PROTEIN: 5-hydroxytryptamine receptor 5B-like (The sequence of the model RefSeq protein was modified relative to this genomic sequence to represent the inferred CDS: deleted 2 bases in 1 codon), with amino-acid sequence MEATSLSVATADDAASPGPETSSSSPKPKRVIRSTPGSAALASREPPLSVFTVLVVTLLVLLIMATFLWNLLVLVTILRVRAFHRVPHNLVASTAVLDVLVAAVVMPLSLVSELSAGRRWRLGGSLCQVWISFDVLCCTASIWNVAAIALDRYWTITRHLQYTLRTRRRASALMIALTWALSALIALAPLLFGWGEAYDARLQRCQVSQEPSYAVFSTCGAFYLPLGVVLFVYWKIYRAAKFRFGRRGGRGAVLPLPATVKRSPNLPTGSVLLHGDGVNFSGRYQALSGQFAEPGESGWDRLDRSEGSAKGEAKKFLHGRKPSPETTAARFSSFHRGGRPTGDSVETRSY